Below is a genomic region from Hyalangium minutum.
AGCGTGGGCACGCTGGGGAGCAGCTTGCCGCGCTCCATGCGCCCATACACCTCCGTCACCGTGCCGATGGTCTCGGCCACATCCGCCTGGGTGAGCCCGGAGCGCAGGCGCGCCATCCGCGCCGCATTGCCGAGCGTGGTCCGAATTCGCTGCTCCTGCCGCCGCAGGTCTCTCTGATGAGAGGACGAGGTGCGACGGCTGCCATTGCTTTGAGAGGATCCCGAGAGGGCCAGTGCTGTCTGAGTGCGTTTCATTTCACCTGCCTTGAGGACGACACAGGCAAGGTACGCCGGGCACTCGGAACAGGCCGTACCACCAAAGGAGTACGACCCACCCGTCGGGTCGGCTTCGCTAAGAGACTCCTGGCTCTGTGAGCGTGCGCACGAGCTTCTGGAGCGCGCCCTTGTCGAAGGGCTTGCGCAGCTCCTTGAGCACGTGCGCGCCCGCGAACTCCTTGTCCATCTTCTCCCAGGAGAAGTCGGAGAAGGCCGAGCACAGCACCACCGGCACCGAGGGTGCCACCTGGTGCAGGCGCCGCAGCGTCTCGTAGCCGTTCCAACCCGGAGGCATGCGGTAGTCCAGGAAGACCAACGCATAGGGCCGGCCCGCCGCCTGGGCCTCCTGCACCTTGGCCAGCCCCTCCTGCCCCTGGAACGCCGAGTCCAGCTCGATGGGCTCGCTGGAGTCCCCACCCGAGGACGGCGCTCCGAAGAGCGACGCCTCCATCTGCGACAGGTCGTCCAGGTCCTCCGCCTTCGGCGGACACAGGAGCCGGGCGAAGTCCTTGTGGATGTCCTCGGAGTCGTCGATGACCAGGATCCGCCGCTTATGCATGAGAGAGTCCCTCCTGTTGTTCGGGGGTATAGGGGAGCTCCAACCGGAAGGTAGCGCCCTTGCCGAGCCCCTCGCTGTGCGCTGTCAGGGTGCCGCCCATCTCCTGGGCCGCGAGCGCGCTGGAGTGCAGGCCGAAGCCGTGCCCCTCCTCCCGGGTGGTAAAGCCGTATTGGAAGATGCGGGTGAGCATCTCCGGCGCGATCCCCATGCCGTTGTCGCTCACCTCGAGCCGGAAGCGCCCTTCGGCCGGAGGGGTCAGCCGGATCGTCAGGATCCGCTCGCCCTCGGGCCGTACCTCCAGCGCATACTTGGCGTTGCTGATCAGGTTGACGAGGATCATCAGCAGCTTGTGCTTCTCCGTGAGGACGGGAGGCAGGTGCGCCAGATCCCGCTCCACGTCGACGCCATGACGGGTCAGCGCGGCATGGTTGATGCGCAGCGCATCCTCCACCAGCTCCGAGAAATCCACGGTCTCCACCAACTTCTGCGGCGTGCGGGCATAGCGCTGCTGCAGCTTGACGATGGTGCCAATGTGCTCGGTGTGGCGGCTGAGCTCGGCGAGCAGGTTCTGGATCTCCTGGCGCTCCGACTGCAGGTGGGTGCCCAGCCGCTTGAGGAAGGGCACGGCGTTGCGGCCCCGCTCGTCCTTCGAGAGGAAGTTCCCGAGATCGCCCTGGTGCTCCTCGAGCAAGGAAGCCACCTTCTCCACGCTGTCGATCTTCAGCCCGCCCAGCCGCTCCCGGGCCACCACCGCCGAGGTGAAGACGCTGTTGAGCACGTTGCCCACGTTGTGCAGCACGTTGGTAGCGATCTCGGCCCGGCCCACCTGCCGCGCCGTCTCCACCAACTGCTTGTGGACCTCCTGCAATTCCTTGGTGCGCTCCTCCACCCGCTGCTCCAGGCCCTCGTTGGCCTGCCGCAGAGCTTCCTCGCGCTGGTGGACCTCGTGGGCCATCAGCTCGAAGGCGTTGGCCAGCCGCCCCAGCTCGTCGTCGCGCGAGGACTCCAGCTTCACCTGGAAGTTGCCCGTCGCCACCTGGTCCGCCGCTTGCGTGAAGCCCACCAGCGGGCGGGTGATCTGCTGCCGCAGCACCCAGAACATGATGCCCAGCTCGATCAGCAGCGAGCACATGCCGAACAGGAGCACGTAGCGCGCCACCTGGAAGGCGGCCGAGGACACCACGCTCTCGGGCAGCACCGTGACGAAGGTCCACCCGGTGCCCTCCAGCCGCCCCACGGCGACGTACAGCTCACGCTCCGGCAGCTCCAGGACTCTCTGCTGGGGCTCACGGGCCTTGACGCGCTCGAAGATGGTGCGCAGATCCGCGCGCTGCGCCCCGGTGCCCGGCTGCTCGAAGACCTGCTCCGGCGGCCGGGGATCGTTCAGCAGGTTGTAGGGCGCTGCCCCGCTCTTCACCTTCAACAGCGGGTGGGCGATGAGCTGCCCGTCGTCCCGGAAGAGGACGTTGTAGCCGCCGGGCAAGTGGTCACCGATCGTCCGGTGCATCAGATCGGCCAGCAGCACGTCATGGTTGAACGTGGCGACATGGCGGCCGCCCACGTCCAGCGGCGTGGAGACCGTGACGAACCAGATCTTCGAGGGCGGATCCTCGTAGATGCCCGTCCAGAGGGACTCCCGCTTCGGGTTGGCCTCCGGCTGCGAGAGCTTGAAGTACTCCATGGACACCCACGAGAAGGTGGGCTCCAGGTCCTGGAAGTAGGTCGGCCCCTCCGGGAAGTACCCAATGATTGGACCCTCCGGCAGCGTGACGCCGGTGCTCGTGAAGCGGACATGGAAGGCGGGCCCGTACTGGGAGACCACCTCATAGGACGCCAGGATCCGGCGGCGCAGCTCGGCGTCCAGCGGCACTCCCTTGGGAACGAAGACTCCTGGCATCTTCCTGCCGTCGAAGCCCTGGGGGTTGTTGCGGATCGTCCCATCCGGCAGCGCCGAGAACAGGCGCTCGAAGGCGGCGGTGGGATCCTGCTGGCTCCAGGCCTCGAGCCGCTCCGCCAGGGCCTGCTTGAGGACAGCGTGGTTGTCCTGCGCGAGCACGAAGATGGCCTGCTCCCGCTGGGTGCGCTCGGCCACCGTCCGCTCCATCTGCACGAGGGTCTCGTCGCGGAAGGAGCGGAAGATATGGAGATAGCTGACCAACGTGGTCAGGGCGATGATCACCCCGATTCGCACGCCCATGCGGATGAGCGTGGAGCGAGCCAGCGACCCTGGAGCCTTGACGGCAGGCACGCGACTCATCCTCACGGCTTGCTGGAGGGATTGGCGGGATCGGTCCCAGCCGCCCACTCGTCACCGTCGAGCGCACCGTCGAGATCCCGATCGATGCCCATGCGTACGCCCGAGCCCGGCGGCACGCAGGTGAACGTCAGCGCGCCGATGCTCTCGGCCACCGAGGTGCGGAGGCTCATATCGGCGACATGGGGCTGTGCCTGCCGATCGCTCGCGAACAGCCCACCGCCCAGATAGAGGAAGCCCACCTCCAGGCCCAGGATCCGTCCCTTCGCCACCAGCTCGCACTCCCCCGCCTCCGCGCGCTGCTTGAGCAGCAGGATGCGAGGGCCCACCACGAACGCATTGGTGGCCGTGAGCGTCACTTGCTGGCCGACGATGGGCGCCAGGTTGTTGTCGAAGGCGAACATGAACTGCTCCATATCCTTCTTGGCCTGGGTCCCCTCGGGCGTGAGTGGAATACCAGGCTGGTTGAAGATCGGGTCGAAGTCGAAGCCGCTGTTGAAGAGGAACAGCGTGGGGATGGCGCCATCACTGTTGTAGCCAATGCCGCGGACCTGATCGCCCAGGAAGGGATCCTCGCCCACCGAGCCGAAGCCGAAGCCGGCGCCGAACATGCCGACCTTTTGGTACATGTTGCGCAGGTGCGGCACCTTGGGGAACAGCGGCTCCGCGTCCCAGGACGAGCGCCCATCCGTCCCGAAGAAGCCCTTGAAGCGGCCCTTGCTGGCGTTGGCGTTGGGATCCAGCGTGTGGCACGCGGCGCACGAGCCGTGGAAGAAGCTCGTGACGTTCATGAAGAAGTCCTTGCCCGCCTGCTGGTTCGGCGTGAGCGAGTTGTCCAGGTTCCGGATCGGGTTGGGCGGATACATGATCTGGAGCGCGAAGTCGGTGAACTTCTGCAGCTCCGCGGGGCTGAGCTGCGCGCTGCGCCCGAGCAGATCCTTGAAGGCCGGGTTGAACTGCTTGAAGGCCGCCTCCTCGTTGAACGCGCCGCTGTCCGGCTGTGCGCTCGGTGCGGTGTCACCGCCGTTGCGATCGCCGCGCCAGTGCATGGGGCCGTGGTTGGCCATGCCGCGCAGGCTCTGGGTCGCCAGGGGGCCCTTCAGCGGGTGGAAGCGGGTGTCCTGACCGAATGTCGGGTCGTTGCCGAACTCGGGCAGCACCGGGACGATGGGGCTCGGGTTCGTCTTCACCAGCGCGTCCGGGTTGCCGAGATCCCACGTGAGGCTGTCGAAGTCCCCGAAGATATGGCAGCTGGCGCACGACGAGTCGCCATGGCTGGAGCTGTTCTTCGCGTCGTAGAGGAACCGGCGGCCCTCCACCACGCTCGAAGGCTCGGGGTTGTACATGGGGAGGTGCGAGATCTCCAGGCGGGTGACGGTGTTGATGACGGAGATCGCGTTGTCGAAGCGCGTCAGCACGTACAGGCGCTGGCGCGACTCATCCAGCACCATGCCGGTGGGGCCGCCGCCGCTCACGGTGATCTGGTTCGTCGTGCTCGGCACGAAGGTGTTGGCCTCGAGCGCCGCCGTGGCGTACACGCCGATCTTCGAGGAGCCGAAGGCCGCCACATACAGCGTGCTGCCATCCGAGCTCACCGCCATGCCCAGCGGCTGCGCGAGGCTCTTCTCGTTCTCCGGGTTGGGGATGGGCGCGCAGCAGGTGCTGTAGTTGATGTGCTTGTTGAGGTGCCGCGGGGTGACGGTGGCGTTGCTCGGGTTCAGCACGGTGATGCGGCTCTCGTGCAGGTGCCCGCGCAGGCTGCTTCCGGCGAAGGTGCCGGGGCCCTCGAAGCGCAGATCATTCCGGCCCTCGGTGTTGCTGACGTAGACCTTCCCGTTCACCGGATTGACGGCCATGTTGAACAGGATGGTGCCCACGCCGGTGAAGAAGCCGCTCGGGTTGGGCACCGGCGCTGGCGGGTTGGAGAAGGCGCTGATCGCGAACACGTCCTTGTCCGGCAGCGAGAAGCGCACCTTGCTCGTCCACGGGCGGCCCAGCACGTCCACCCAGTCCTGGCCGTTGTACTTGACGATGACGGAGACCTCGGGACCCGGAGCGCCCTGCACGTTGACGTTTGGACCTGGGACACCTCCCACGGCCTCGCCGCCGTTGGGGACGATGCTCTCGTGGAGCACCGTGGTGCGGTTGCCCGAGTGGAACGCGGCCGCGTAGACGCGCGAGCCATCCGCTGTGACCGCCAGCGCCCGCGGCGTGTCGCTGAACAGGTTGACGATGGTGAGCGGCGTGCCGCCCAGCGTGTTGCCCAGGTTGTCCGCGTCGAAGACCCAGACGTCGGCCCGGCCGACGCCCGGCGTGGTCAGCTGCGGATCAAAAGGAGCGTTCTGCCCGCGGTGGGCCGCGGTGATGAAGGCGCGCCGCTTCAGAGGCCCGGCGAAGACGATGTCTCGCGGCTCATCCCCCACCAGCAGCGTCCGCGCGACGGCCCCGTCCTCCCCGTCCAGGTCGAAGCGGACCACGCTCACGCTGTCGGACAGGTGGTTGACGACCCAGACCTCGGTGTCACTGCGAGCAGCAACCGCGACGGGCTCCAGGCCCACGGGCACCGACGAGCGATGAACGAGGCCGGTGTTCTCCACCTTGTAGATCTCCAGGCGGTTGTCCGGCGTGTTGACGGCGAAGAGGAGCCTTCCGTTCGGAGAGAGCGCCAGCGGCCGGACCTGACCACTCTCGAAGAGGGTGAACCCGGCGGGAGCGGGTGCCCCGTGAGCGGCTGCCAGGCCAGTGAGCAACATCCCCACGAGAACTGCTCTCGAGACCTCTCGGCGCAAGGCCAGACTGCGGGCGTTCATGTTCTCGGCATCCCCTCTCGGCGCAGTAACAAAGACGTATGCTCGATTTGTAATAATTTGAGCATATCAAATGCTGCACCTACGAGGAGAAGCTGTAAATACGGGCGATTGTTTTATGAAAGAGAAAAGGATTGGACTTCAGGACAGGTCCGTTTTCACCCAGCCCTAAAGTACCTCTCCTTTTTACTTCTCGTCAAAGCCCCCCAGCGGAGCCGATGCCCCCACGCAAAAGAGCCCCTCGTGCGCGAGGCACGAGAGGCTCCGGCTCAGCTCGCGTGTGATTTCAGGCTCAGGCGCGGGCGGTACGATCCCACGCAGCCTTCTGCGCATTGCGCAGGAAGCGCCAGAAGCCCACGACAATGGCCATGTTCATGGTGACGAAGTAGTAGGCCATGGAGGCGATGCGGCGCCCGGTGCCCTTCAGCACGCCTGTCTTCCCCAGGTAGGCCAGTGCGTAGAACAGCACCTGGGTGAAGAGCGTCAGCCGGTAGAACACGCTGTCGAGCAGGAACAGGTTGGCCAGCAGCGCCACCGCCATGAGCGCCGGAGCGCACCAGCGCAGCAGCTTGTGGGACCAGAAGGCGAAGGCCGGGAAGCCCGCCGTGGGCAGCAGCAGCCCCGGCACCATGCGCAGGCTCTGGAAGTTGCCCGCGGCGATGCGCGCGCGGCGGCCGAACTCCTTGCCGTAGTCCTCCGTGGTCTCCTCGTGCGCCACCGCGCCGGCCTCGTAGACGACCTTGTAGCCCTGCTCGAGGAT
It encodes:
- a CDS encoding ATP-binding protein; translation: MSRVPAVKAPGSLARSTLIRMGVRIGVIIALTTLVSYLHIFRSFRDETLVQMERTVAERTQREQAIFVLAQDNHAVLKQALAERLEAWSQQDPTAAFERLFSALPDGTIRNNPQGFDGRKMPGVFVPKGVPLDAELRRRILASYEVVSQYGPAFHVRFTSTGVTLPEGPIIGYFPEGPTYFQDLEPTFSWVSMEYFKLSQPEANPKRESLWTGIYEDPPSKIWFVTVSTPLDVGGRHVATFNHDVLLADLMHRTIGDHLPGGYNVLFRDDGQLIAHPLLKVKSGAAPYNLLNDPRPPEQVFEQPGTGAQRADLRTIFERVKAREPQQRVLELPERELYVAVGRLEGTGWTFVTVLPESVVSSAAFQVARYVLLFGMCSLLIELGIMFWVLRQQITRPLVGFTQAADQVATGNFQVKLESSRDDELGRLANAFELMAHEVHQREEALRQANEGLEQRVEERTKELQEVHKQLVETARQVGRAEIATNVLHNVGNVLNSVFTSAVVARERLGGLKIDSVEKVASLLEEHQGDLGNFLSKDERGRNAVPFLKRLGTHLQSERQEIQNLLAELSRHTEHIGTIVKLQQRYARTPQKLVETVDFSELVEDALRINHAALTRHGVDVERDLAHLPPVLTEKHKLLMILVNLISNAKYALEVRPEGERILTIRLTPPAEGRFRLEVSDNGMGIAPEMLTRIFQYGFTTREEGHGFGLHSSALAAQEMGGTLTAHSEGLGKGATFRLELPYTPEQQEGLSHA
- a CDS encoding response regulator; the protein is MHKRRILVIDDSEDIHKDFARLLCPPKAEDLDDLSQMEASLFGAPSSGGDSSEPIELDSAFQGQEGLAKVQEAQAAGRPYALVFLDYRMPPGWNGYETLRRLHQVAPSVPVVLCSAFSDFSWEKMDKEFAGAHVLKELRKPFDKGALQKLVRTLTEPGVS